From a single Pseudalkalibacillus hwajinpoensis genomic region:
- a CDS encoding glycoside hydrolase family 68 protein: protein MGNMKKSSVFKGIALSTIMLVGGFSGMPLSAQAAESEAETAIWSRQDAQNFDLTKDNTAPNIDNVDEVAPDYWVWDTWPLRNRDGSIATVNGYKVVFALTASKEYTWSGRHDEAQIRYFYSKNGKDWTMGGVAYDPEEALGSRQWAGSAMMEEDGKVHLFYTASGRKGEEQTTFEQRLAKTTFDIEADKKSKSVELSNFGEHEILAEADGEYYETQEQKTGDIIYSFRDPWFFQDPKTGKEYLIFEGNTAGDEKTLNPENIGDAEFRASHEVPAGAEDYNGNVGIAEAENGDLTEFELLPPLLEANGVNQQLERPHILVKGGDYYLFTITHKFTFAPGLTGPDGLYGFTNDSLRGDYEPLNGNGLVVANPEDDPFMTYSHAVMPNGTVISFVNEYRDENGELQYGGTFAPTIKLSIHGDETKVNGALKPGQIIPSH, encoded by the coding sequence ATGGGGAACATGAAAAAGTCTTCTGTTTTTAAGGGGATTGCATTATCCACAATTATGCTTGTAGGTGGATTTTCTGGAATGCCACTATCAGCACAAGCAGCTGAAAGCGAAGCTGAAACAGCAATCTGGTCTCGTCAAGATGCTCAGAATTTTGACCTAACAAAGGACAACACGGCACCTAATATCGACAATGTAGATGAAGTTGCACCGGACTATTGGGTTTGGGATACATGGCCACTACGTAACCGTGATGGATCAATCGCGACTGTAAACGGTTATAAAGTTGTTTTTGCACTTACAGCATCAAAAGAATATACGTGGAGCGGTCGTCACGACGAAGCTCAAATTCGCTACTTCTATTCCAAGAACGGTAAGGACTGGACAATGGGTGGCGTTGCTTATGATCCAGAGGAAGCACTTGGTTCTCGCCAGTGGGCAGGTTCTGCAATGATGGAAGAAGACGGTAAGGTTCATCTTTTCTATACAGCATCAGGTCGTAAAGGTGAAGAACAGACAACGTTTGAACAACGTCTAGCGAAAACAACATTTGATATCGAAGCAGATAAAAAATCAAAATCAGTTGAACTCAGTAATTTTGGTGAGCATGAAATCTTAGCTGAAGCAGATGGCGAGTATTATGAAACTCAAGAACAGAAAACAGGCGATATCATTTATTCATTCCGTGACCCATGGTTTTTTCAAGACCCTAAAACAGGAAAAGAATACTTAATCTTTGAAGGAAACACTGCTGGAGATGAGAAAACACTTAATCCAGAAAACATCGGTGACGCTGAATTCCGTGCAAGTCACGAAGTTCCAGCTGGCGCTGAAGACTATAACGGTAACGTTGGTATTGCAGAAGCTGAAAATGGAGATTTAACAGAGTTTGAATTGTTACCTCCACTTTTAGAAGCAAATGGTGTTAACCAGCAGCTAGAACGTCCACATATTCTTGTAAAAGGTGGCGACTATTACCTGTTTACAATTACGCATAAGTTTACATTCGCACCTGGATTAACTGGTCCTGATGGTCTTTATGGCTTTACGAATGATTCCCTTCGTGGTGACTACGAGCCATTAAACGGTAATGGTCTTGTTGTAGCAAACCCTGAAGATGATCCTTTCATGACATATTCACATGCAGTTATGCCAAACGGTACAGTTATCAGTTTCGTGAATGAATATCGCGACGAGAATGGTGAGCTACAGTATGGCGGTACATTTGCACCAACGATTAAGTTATCCATTCATGGTGACGAAACGAAAGTGAACGGGGCACTTAAGCCAGGCCAAATTATTCCATCACATTAA